The following are encoded in a window of Impatiens glandulifera chromosome 5, dImpGla2.1, whole genome shotgun sequence genomic DNA:
- the LOC124937696 gene encoding uncharacterized protein LOC124937696 isoform X5, translated as MSMKDEIGYSPVEAAESSQEPNKCRQSKIAYTRDFLLSLSELDVCKELPSGFDPSKLSEFGDINYGLFQDKQRNHGNFPLQSLQRNEYGSSPPARGDSNNYTKGIYGKRDNHSGSWNDKDTHLQSERDSDTGRRYGNLSRKSWQTSEHDGLLGSGSFSRPSSGHTAGLSDSKVPPNDHYQLNRSTEPYHPPRPYKAVPHVRRETKDSRNDETFGSSESAGEDKMEEERRRRASFELMRKEQHKSLQEKQNQNAEKRKDGQVSDISEFLDDTSRDLRPFGRREVDETVIPPASTDSSKSSLLPQISRPRVPPGFKNTVPEKDSCTSLEVGISKVEESFSHGETIGKNGILDNREVRPNTNKTFGNKQAEKANASETTMKMEDHNASNGMKQHNTSILGKMVDSVLLLNVNGSSDANELPVGEHYDVKGSDAVQSSKFAHWFLEDEKKTSDTSFGRANNLLSLIGISDNHASQVTDVEATKQNMKEFSFMASETMTGDGSSSIGLSEQSYSLSNQGNAPKVLTCEDLEQTILSEYGESSLTQNTNLQSWSPLASSTQPTKADIDSRASQHLLNLLQNGKDIQDVEQSCRLFNGKHVSEHANGGNIKVDVAENNSFPGKSLTLETLFGSAFMKELQSVDAPVSTQRGSVGSRRIDENDALGLNQNQQTKLDRTGKWVVGDTQIDVGPSKQLDGYNDLVDVQLPEGDLVPNSLFSFSGKPITKRDSQPMNITVSTGLEGSSFVRGPYNLVEPEIPYHNFQSQTSSPPVYSHINQARSFPNPHDVQARQFNGSMHHLLPSHHSTARPRGGYDLPIHPMLQQMQMSANVPPSHMVREIQRGPPLLPPLQELNAMQGVPFLHRPPNFAGHGMPMMSADGNIGNNYPEAIQRLIEMEVRANAAKQRAHHNSQGMFGHDQLDVGFRYR; from the exons ATGAGCATGAAAGATGAAATTGGATACTCTCCTGTCGAGGCCGCTGAATCATCTCAAGAACCTAACAA GTGCAGGCAATCAAAGATTGCATATACTCGAGACTTTCTGTTATCGCTGAGTGAATTAGATGTTTGCAAAGAGTTGCCTAGTGGATTTGATCCGTCAAAATTGAG TGAATTTGGAGATATCAATTATGGATTATTTCAAGACAAACAGAGGAATCATGGAAATTTTCCTTTACAAAGTCTTCAGCGTAACGAGTATGGTTCGTCACCACCTGCTAGAGGGGATTCAAATAACTATACTAAGGGAATCTATGGAAAGAGGGACAATCATTCGGGTAGCTGGAATGACAAAGATACTCATTTACAATCTGAAAGGGATTCAG ATACTGGGAGGCGTTACGGAAACCTTTCCAGGAAATCATGGCAAACTTCTGAGCATGATGGGCTACTTGGTAGTGGTTCGTTTTCAAGACCATCATCTGGTCATACAGCTGGGTTATCAGACTCAAAGGTTCCACCAAATGATCACTATCAGTTGAATAGGAGCACCGAGCCATACCATCCACCTCGACCTTACAAG GCGGTGCCCCATGTGAGGAGGGAGACTAAGGACTCTCGCAATGACGAGACATTTGGTTCATCTGAGAGTGCAGGTGAGGATAAGATGGAAGAGGAGAGAAGAAGGAGAG CATCATTTGAACTGATGAGGAAGGAGCAACACAAATCACTTCAAGAGAAGCAGAACCAAAATGCAGAGAAGCGTAAAGATGGTCAAGTCTCAGACATCTCTGAGTTTCTGGACGATACTAGTAGAGATCTGAGACCTTTTGGTAGACGCGAAGTTGATGAGACAGTGATACCACCTGCTTCAACCGATTCTAGCAAATCATCTTTACTGCCTCAAATTTCGAGACCCCGCGTGCCCCCTGGTTTTAAGAATACAGTTCCAGAGAAGGATTCTTGCACCTCATTAGAG GTTGGAATATCCAAAGTTGAGGAAAGTTTTTCTCATGGTGAAACTATTGGAAAGAATGGTATTCTGGACAATCGAGAAGTGAGGCCAAACACAAATAAAACTTTTGGAAACAAGCAAGCTGAGAAAGCAA ATGCTTCTGAGACCACAATGAAAATGGAAGATCACAATGCAAGTAATGGGATGAAGCAGCATAATACATCTATCCTGGGAAAGATGGTAGACAGCGTTTTATTGCTGAATGTTAATGGATCATCTGATGCAAACGAG CTTCCTGTTGGTGAACATTATGATGTTAAGGGGTCTGATGCTGTTCAATCCTCCAAGTTTGCACATTGGTTTCTTGAAGATG AAAAGAAGACAAGTGATACTTCATTTGGAAGAGCAAACAACTTACTTTCACTAATTGGCATCAGTGATAATCATGCATCCCAAGTCACTGATGTGGAAGcaaccaaacaaaatatgaaagagTTTTCCTTCATGGCTTCTGAAACAATGACTGGTGATGGTTCTTCCTCAATTGGGTTATCTGAACAGTCATACAGTTTGTCCAACCAAGGCAATGCTCCTAAAGTATTGACATGTGAAGATCTTGAACAAACGATCCTCTCCGAATATGGTGAAAGTTCTTTGACCCAGAATACCAATCTCCAGAGCTGGAGTCCTTTAGCATCCAGTACGCAGCCGACGAAAGCAGATATTGATAGCCGTGCATCTCAACATCTTTTGAATTTATTACAAAATGGAAAAGACATTCAAGACGTGGAGCAAAGTTGTAGGCTGTTCAATGGGAAACATGTTTCTGAACATGCAAATGGTGGCAACATAAAAGTGGATGTGGCGGAGAATAATTCTTTTCCCGGGAAGAGTCTAACTCTTGAAACACTTTTTGGTAGTGCTTTTATGAAGGAGTTGCAATCTGTGGATGCACCTGTTTCTACACAGAGGGGTTCAGTAGGCTCTAGAAGAATTGATGAAAATGATGCATTGGGCttaaatcaaaatcaacaaACTAAGTTGGATAGAACAGGGAAATGGGTAGTTGGTGATACTCAAATTGATGTTGGCCCTTCGAAACAGCTGGATGGTTATAATGATTTGGTTGATGTTCAGTTGCCTGAAGGTGACCTGGTCCCCAATTCCTTATTTTCCTTTTCTGGTAAGCCAATAACTAAAAGAGATTCTCAGCCCATGAACATAACAGTTTCTACAGGCCTTGAAGGTTCTTCATTTGTTCGTGGTCCTTATAACTTGGTTGAACCAGAGATCCCATATCATAACTTTCAATCCCAGACCTCATCTCCTCCAGTTTATTCTCATATAAATCAGGCGAGGTCATTTCCTAATCCACATGATGTTCAGGCCAGGCAATTCAATGGAAGTATGCATCATCTTTTGCCTTCCCATCATTCCACTGCAAGACCTAGAGGAGGTTATGATCTTCCCATTCATCCAATGTTACAGCAAATGCAAATGTCAGCCAACGTTCCTCCATCTCACATGGTACGTGAAATTCAAAGGGGCCCTCCTCTACTGCCTCCTCTGCAGGAATTGAATGCAATGCAGGGAGTTCCTTTTCTACACCGGCCACCCAATTTTGCTGGACATGGAATGCCCATGATGA GTGCAGATGGAAACATTGGGAATAATTATCCAGAAGCTATCCAACGGTTGATAGAGATGGAGGTCAGGGCAAATGCTGCGAAACAACGGGCACATCACAATAGCCAGGGTATGTTTGGCCATGACCAATTAGATGTGGGTTTTCGCTATAGGTAG
- the LOC124937696 gene encoding uncharacterized protein LOC124937696 isoform X4 — MSMKDEIGYSPVEAAESSQEPNKCRQSKIAYTRDFLLSLSELDVCKELPSGFDPSKLSEFGDINYGLFQDKQRNHGNFPLQSLQRNEYGSSPPARGDSNNYTKGIYGKRDNHSGSWNDKDTHLQSERDSDTGRRYGNLSRKSWQTSEHDGLLGSGSFSRPSSGHTAGLSDSKVPPNDHYQLNRSTEPYHPPRPYKAVPHVRRETKDSRNDETFGSSESAGEDKMEEERRRRASFELMRKEQHKSLQEKQNQNAEKRKDGQVSDISEFLDDTSRDLRPFGRREVDETVIPPASTDSSKSSLLPQISRPRVPPGFKNTVPEKDSCTSLEVGISKVEESFSHGETIGKNGILDNREVRPNTNKTFGNKQAEKAIDASETTMKMEDHNASNGMKQHNTSILGKMVDSVLLLNVNGSSDANELPVGEHYDVKGSDAVQSSKFAHWFLEDEKKTSDTSFGRANNLLSLIGISDNHASQVTDVEATKQNMKEFSFMASETMTGDGSSSIGLSEQSYSLSNQGNAPKVLTCEDLEQTILSEYGESSLTQNTNLQSWSPLASSTQPTKADIDSRASQHLLNLLQNGKDIQDVEQSCRLFNGKHVSEHANGGNIKVDVAENNSFPGKSLTLETLFGSAFMKELQSVDAPVSTQRGSVGSRRIDENDALGLNQNQQTKLDRTGKWVVGDTQIDVGPSKQLDGYNDLVDVQLPEGDLVPNSLFSFSGKPITKRDSQPMNITVSTGLEGSSFVRGPYNLVEPEIPYHNFQSQTSSPPVYSHINQARSFPNPHDVQARQFNGSMHHLLPSHHSTARPRGGYDLPIHPMLQQMQMSANVPPSHMVREIQRGPPLLPPLQELNAMQGVPFLHRPPNFAGHGMPMMSADGNIGNNYPEAIQRLIEMEVRANAAKQRAHHNSQGMFGHDQLDVGFRYR, encoded by the exons ATGAGCATGAAAGATGAAATTGGATACTCTCCTGTCGAGGCCGCTGAATCATCTCAAGAACCTAACAA GTGCAGGCAATCAAAGATTGCATATACTCGAGACTTTCTGTTATCGCTGAGTGAATTAGATGTTTGCAAAGAGTTGCCTAGTGGATTTGATCCGTCAAAATTGAG TGAATTTGGAGATATCAATTATGGATTATTTCAAGACAAACAGAGGAATCATGGAAATTTTCCTTTACAAAGTCTTCAGCGTAACGAGTATGGTTCGTCACCACCTGCTAGAGGGGATTCAAATAACTATACTAAGGGAATCTATGGAAAGAGGGACAATCATTCGGGTAGCTGGAATGACAAAGATACTCATTTACAATCTGAAAGGGATTCAG ATACTGGGAGGCGTTACGGAAACCTTTCCAGGAAATCATGGCAAACTTCTGAGCATGATGGGCTACTTGGTAGTGGTTCGTTTTCAAGACCATCATCTGGTCATACAGCTGGGTTATCAGACTCAAAGGTTCCACCAAATGATCACTATCAGTTGAATAGGAGCACCGAGCCATACCATCCACCTCGACCTTACAAG GCGGTGCCCCATGTGAGGAGGGAGACTAAGGACTCTCGCAATGACGAGACATTTGGTTCATCTGAGAGTGCAGGTGAGGATAAGATGGAAGAGGAGAGAAGAAGGAGAG CATCATTTGAACTGATGAGGAAGGAGCAACACAAATCACTTCAAGAGAAGCAGAACCAAAATGCAGAGAAGCGTAAAGATGGTCAAGTCTCAGACATCTCTGAGTTTCTGGACGATACTAGTAGAGATCTGAGACCTTTTGGTAGACGCGAAGTTGATGAGACAGTGATACCACCTGCTTCAACCGATTCTAGCAAATCATCTTTACTGCCTCAAATTTCGAGACCCCGCGTGCCCCCTGGTTTTAAGAATACAGTTCCAGAGAAGGATTCTTGCACCTCATTAGAG GTTGGAATATCCAAAGTTGAGGAAAGTTTTTCTCATGGTGAAACTATTGGAAAGAATGGTATTCTGGACAATCGAGAAGTGAGGCCAAACACAAATAAAACTTTTGGAAACAAGCAAGCTGAGAAAGCAA TAGATGCTTCTGAGACCACAATGAAAATGGAAGATCACAATGCAAGTAATGGGATGAAGCAGCATAATACATCTATCCTGGGAAAGATGGTAGACAGCGTTTTATTGCTGAATGTTAATGGATCATCTGATGCAAACGAG CTTCCTGTTGGTGAACATTATGATGTTAAGGGGTCTGATGCTGTTCAATCCTCCAAGTTTGCACATTGGTTTCTTGAAGATG AAAAGAAGACAAGTGATACTTCATTTGGAAGAGCAAACAACTTACTTTCACTAATTGGCATCAGTGATAATCATGCATCCCAAGTCACTGATGTGGAAGcaaccaaacaaaatatgaaagagTTTTCCTTCATGGCTTCTGAAACAATGACTGGTGATGGTTCTTCCTCAATTGGGTTATCTGAACAGTCATACAGTTTGTCCAACCAAGGCAATGCTCCTAAAGTATTGACATGTGAAGATCTTGAACAAACGATCCTCTCCGAATATGGTGAAAGTTCTTTGACCCAGAATACCAATCTCCAGAGCTGGAGTCCTTTAGCATCCAGTACGCAGCCGACGAAAGCAGATATTGATAGCCGTGCATCTCAACATCTTTTGAATTTATTACAAAATGGAAAAGACATTCAAGACGTGGAGCAAAGTTGTAGGCTGTTCAATGGGAAACATGTTTCTGAACATGCAAATGGTGGCAACATAAAAGTGGATGTGGCGGAGAATAATTCTTTTCCCGGGAAGAGTCTAACTCTTGAAACACTTTTTGGTAGTGCTTTTATGAAGGAGTTGCAATCTGTGGATGCACCTGTTTCTACACAGAGGGGTTCAGTAGGCTCTAGAAGAATTGATGAAAATGATGCATTGGGCttaaatcaaaatcaacaaACTAAGTTGGATAGAACAGGGAAATGGGTAGTTGGTGATACTCAAATTGATGTTGGCCCTTCGAAACAGCTGGATGGTTATAATGATTTGGTTGATGTTCAGTTGCCTGAAGGTGACCTGGTCCCCAATTCCTTATTTTCCTTTTCTGGTAAGCCAATAACTAAAAGAGATTCTCAGCCCATGAACATAACAGTTTCTACAGGCCTTGAAGGTTCTTCATTTGTTCGTGGTCCTTATAACTTGGTTGAACCAGAGATCCCATATCATAACTTTCAATCCCAGACCTCATCTCCTCCAGTTTATTCTCATATAAATCAGGCGAGGTCATTTCCTAATCCACATGATGTTCAGGCCAGGCAATTCAATGGAAGTATGCATCATCTTTTGCCTTCCCATCATTCCACTGCAAGACCTAGAGGAGGTTATGATCTTCCCATTCATCCAATGTTACAGCAAATGCAAATGTCAGCCAACGTTCCTCCATCTCACATGGTACGTGAAATTCAAAGGGGCCCTCCTCTACTGCCTCCTCTGCAGGAATTGAATGCAATGCAGGGAGTTCCTTTTCTACACCGGCCACCCAATTTTGCTGGACATGGAATGCCCATGATGA GTGCAGATGGAAACATTGGGAATAATTATCCAGAAGCTATCCAACGGTTGATAGAGATGGAGGTCAGGGCAAATGCTGCGAAACAACGGGCACATCACAATAGCCAGGGTATGTTTGGCCATGACCAATTAGATGTGGGTTTTCGCTATAGGTAG
- the LOC124937696 gene encoding uncharacterized protein LOC124937696 isoform X2 gives MSMKDEIGYSPVEAAESSQEPNKQSKIAYTRDFLLSLSELDVCKELPSGFDPSKLSEFGDINYGLFQDKQRNHGNFPLQSLQRNEYGSSPPARGDSNNYTKGIYGKRDNHSGSWNDKDTHLQSERDSDTGRRYGNLSRKSWQTSEHDGLLGSGSFSRPSSGHTAGLSDSKVPPNDHYQLNRSTEPYHPPRPYKAVPHVRRETKDSRNDETFGSSESAGEDKMEEERRRRASFELMRKEQHKSLQEKQNQNAEKRKDGQVSDISEFLDDTSRDLRPFGRREVDETVIPPASTDSSKSSLLPQISRPRVPPGFKNTVPEKDSCTSLEVGISKVEESFSHGETIGKNGILDNREVRPNTNKTFGNKQAEKASAGIPLFNDDKLTFLSSADTILSSIVDASETTMKMEDHNASNGMKQHNTSILGKMVDSVLLLNVNGSSDANELPVGEHYDVKGSDAVQSSKFAHWFLEDEKKTSDTSFGRANNLLSLIGISDNHASQVTDVEATKQNMKEFSFMASETMTGDGSSSIGLSEQSYSLSNQGNAPKVLTCEDLEQTILSEYGESSLTQNTNLQSWSPLASSTQPTKADIDSRASQHLLNLLQNGKDIQDVEQSCRLFNGKHVSEHANGGNIKVDVAENNSFPGKSLTLETLFGSAFMKELQSVDAPVSTQRGSVGSRRIDENDALGLNQNQQTKLDRTGKWVVGDTQIDVGPSKQLDGYNDLVDVQLPEGDLVPNSLFSFSGKPITKRDSQPMNITVSTGLEGSSFVRGPYNLVEPEIPYHNFQSQTSSPPVYSHINQARSFPNPHDVQARQFNGSMHHLLPSHHSTARPRGGYDLPIHPMLQQMQMSANVPPSHMVREIQRGPPLLPPLQELNAMQGVPFLHRPPNFAGHGMPMMSADGNIGNNYPEAIQRLIEMEVRANAAKQRAHHNSQGMFGHDQLDVGFRYR, from the exons ATGAGCATGAAAGATGAAATTGGATACTCTCCTGTCGAGGCCGCTGAATCATCTCAAGAACCTAACAA GCAATCAAAGATTGCATATACTCGAGACTTTCTGTTATCGCTGAGTGAATTAGATGTTTGCAAAGAGTTGCCTAGTGGATTTGATCCGTCAAAATTGAG TGAATTTGGAGATATCAATTATGGATTATTTCAAGACAAACAGAGGAATCATGGAAATTTTCCTTTACAAAGTCTTCAGCGTAACGAGTATGGTTCGTCACCACCTGCTAGAGGGGATTCAAATAACTATACTAAGGGAATCTATGGAAAGAGGGACAATCATTCGGGTAGCTGGAATGACAAAGATACTCATTTACAATCTGAAAGGGATTCAG ATACTGGGAGGCGTTACGGAAACCTTTCCAGGAAATCATGGCAAACTTCTGAGCATGATGGGCTACTTGGTAGTGGTTCGTTTTCAAGACCATCATCTGGTCATACAGCTGGGTTATCAGACTCAAAGGTTCCACCAAATGATCACTATCAGTTGAATAGGAGCACCGAGCCATACCATCCACCTCGACCTTACAAG GCGGTGCCCCATGTGAGGAGGGAGACTAAGGACTCTCGCAATGACGAGACATTTGGTTCATCTGAGAGTGCAGGTGAGGATAAGATGGAAGAGGAGAGAAGAAGGAGAG CATCATTTGAACTGATGAGGAAGGAGCAACACAAATCACTTCAAGAGAAGCAGAACCAAAATGCAGAGAAGCGTAAAGATGGTCAAGTCTCAGACATCTCTGAGTTTCTGGACGATACTAGTAGAGATCTGAGACCTTTTGGTAGACGCGAAGTTGATGAGACAGTGATACCACCTGCTTCAACCGATTCTAGCAAATCATCTTTACTGCCTCAAATTTCGAGACCCCGCGTGCCCCCTGGTTTTAAGAATACAGTTCCAGAGAAGGATTCTTGCACCTCATTAGAG GTTGGAATATCCAAAGTTGAGGAAAGTTTTTCTCATGGTGAAACTATTGGAAAGAATGGTATTCTGGACAATCGAGAAGTGAGGCCAAACACAAATAAAACTTTTGGAAACAAGCAAGCTGAGAAAGCAAGTGCGGGTATACCATTATTTAACGATGATAAACTGACTTTTCTATCGTCAGCTGATACGATACTTTCAAGTATAGTAGATGCTTCTGAGACCACAATGAAAATGGAAGATCACAATGCAAGTAATGGGATGAAGCAGCATAATACATCTATCCTGGGAAAGATGGTAGACAGCGTTTTATTGCTGAATGTTAATGGATCATCTGATGCAAACGAG CTTCCTGTTGGTGAACATTATGATGTTAAGGGGTCTGATGCTGTTCAATCCTCCAAGTTTGCACATTGGTTTCTTGAAGATG AAAAGAAGACAAGTGATACTTCATTTGGAAGAGCAAACAACTTACTTTCACTAATTGGCATCAGTGATAATCATGCATCCCAAGTCACTGATGTGGAAGcaaccaaacaaaatatgaaagagTTTTCCTTCATGGCTTCTGAAACAATGACTGGTGATGGTTCTTCCTCAATTGGGTTATCTGAACAGTCATACAGTTTGTCCAACCAAGGCAATGCTCCTAAAGTATTGACATGTGAAGATCTTGAACAAACGATCCTCTCCGAATATGGTGAAAGTTCTTTGACCCAGAATACCAATCTCCAGAGCTGGAGTCCTTTAGCATCCAGTACGCAGCCGACGAAAGCAGATATTGATAGCCGTGCATCTCAACATCTTTTGAATTTATTACAAAATGGAAAAGACATTCAAGACGTGGAGCAAAGTTGTAGGCTGTTCAATGGGAAACATGTTTCTGAACATGCAAATGGTGGCAACATAAAAGTGGATGTGGCGGAGAATAATTCTTTTCCCGGGAAGAGTCTAACTCTTGAAACACTTTTTGGTAGTGCTTTTATGAAGGAGTTGCAATCTGTGGATGCACCTGTTTCTACACAGAGGGGTTCAGTAGGCTCTAGAAGAATTGATGAAAATGATGCATTGGGCttaaatcaaaatcaacaaACTAAGTTGGATAGAACAGGGAAATGGGTAGTTGGTGATACTCAAATTGATGTTGGCCCTTCGAAACAGCTGGATGGTTATAATGATTTGGTTGATGTTCAGTTGCCTGAAGGTGACCTGGTCCCCAATTCCTTATTTTCCTTTTCTGGTAAGCCAATAACTAAAAGAGATTCTCAGCCCATGAACATAACAGTTTCTACAGGCCTTGAAGGTTCTTCATTTGTTCGTGGTCCTTATAACTTGGTTGAACCAGAGATCCCATATCATAACTTTCAATCCCAGACCTCATCTCCTCCAGTTTATTCTCATATAAATCAGGCGAGGTCATTTCCTAATCCACATGATGTTCAGGCCAGGCAATTCAATGGAAGTATGCATCATCTTTTGCCTTCCCATCATTCCACTGCAAGACCTAGAGGAGGTTATGATCTTCCCATTCATCCAATGTTACAGCAAATGCAAATGTCAGCCAACGTTCCTCCATCTCACATGGTACGTGAAATTCAAAGGGGCCCTCCTCTACTGCCTCCTCTGCAGGAATTGAATGCAATGCAGGGAGTTCCTTTTCTACACCGGCCACCCAATTTTGCTGGACATGGAATGCCCATGATGA GTGCAGATGGAAACATTGGGAATAATTATCCAGAAGCTATCCAACGGTTGATAGAGATGGAGGTCAGGGCAAATGCTGCGAAACAACGGGCACATCACAATAGCCAGGGTATGTTTGGCCATGACCAATTAGATGTGGGTTTTCGCTATAGGTAG